A stretch of Candidatus Binataceae bacterium DNA encodes these proteins:
- a CDS encoding DUF3445 domain-containing protein, translating into MINQAIKDQPAESAGMLGKYMRYPFAEGNYSFALGLVPMAEETWLDIDEHYVAEMREKARRLREEYDKVFCALPESLPGQAEVLETLLDHLAACYPDFFRITHGALVRAGNVIDPDTRIDNLINGESWRVGDFSAAPLDLAARLIQEDLCLMSPDGKGTYLLSAGSVCFPLRWELTEKFGLPMAAIHGAVPGYDEKLAAPSDRYMVGLKAYKPSWRSNWSIVDAPDLYLKQRRFAQGHNAEITAENAGRKLWIRSERQTLRRLPRSGDVLFTIRTYIRPLSVLESLPSVARGLAQALD; encoded by the coding sequence ATGATTAATCAGGCGATAAAAGACCAGCCGGCCGAGAGCGCCGGGATGCTCGGCAAGTACATGCGCTACCCCTTCGCCGAGGGCAACTACAGTTTCGCGCTCGGCCTGGTTCCGATGGCCGAAGAGACCTGGCTCGACATCGACGAGCACTACGTCGCCGAGATGCGCGAAAAGGCGCGCCGCCTGCGCGAAGAGTACGACAAGGTGTTCTGCGCGCTCCCGGAAAGCTTACCCGGCCAGGCCGAAGTGCTGGAGACGCTGCTCGACCATCTGGCGGCGTGCTATCCGGACTTCTTTCGCATCACCCACGGCGCTTTGGTGCGCGCGGGGAACGTAATTGATCCTGACACCCGTATCGACAATCTCATCAATGGCGAAAGCTGGCGGGTCGGGGACTTCAGCGCCGCGCCGCTCGACCTCGCCGCGCGGCTTATCCAGGAAGACCTTTGCCTGATGAGCCCCGACGGCAAGGGCACCTATCTGCTGAGCGCCGGATCGGTATGCTTTCCACTGCGCTGGGAGCTTACGGAAAAGTTCGGCCTGCCGATGGCCGCGATCCATGGAGCGGTCCCCGGCTACGACGAAAAGCTGGCTGCGCCTTCGGACCGCTACATGGTGGGGCTCAAGGCCTACAAGCCTTCGTGGCGCTCGAACTGGAGTATCGTGGACGCACCGGACCTTTATCTCAAGCAGCGCCGCTTCGCACAGGGACACAACGCCGAGATCACCGCCGAGAACGCCGGGCGCAAGCTGTGGATCAGATCGGAGCGGCAGACTTTGCGGCGGCTGCCCCGCTCGGGCGACGTCCTCTTCACGATCCGCACCTACATCCGGCCGCTCTCGGTGCTCGAAAGCCTGCCGTCGGTAGCGCGCGGCCTCGCTCAGGCGCTCGACAA